ccaaattaacacctgcatcaaatcagatctgctcattgacattgaccctattgcCATGACATTGGACCCTatgttttttgcaaggaatgtttttgcagttttgctctatggcagatgccattatcatcttgaaaatgatttcatcatccccaaacatcctttcagttgtccaaaatatcaaacctTGTGCATTTATCCAGTcaaccacagtccacaattgctgtttccttagcccattgttaaccttgtttttttctgtttaggtgttaatgatgcctttcgtttagcttttctgtatgtaatcccatttcctttaggcggtttcttacagttcggtcacagacgttgactcccagtttcctccattcgttcctcatttgttttgttgtaaattttttcgatttttgagacatattgctttaagttttctgtcttgacgctttgatgtcttccttggtctaccagtatgtttgcctttaacaaccttcccatgttgtttgtattggtccagagtttagacacagcgactgtgaacaaccaacatcttttgcaacattgcgtgatgatttactctctttaaagtttgataatcctctctttgtttcaattgacatctctcgtgttggagccatgattcatgtcagtccacttggtagaacagctctccaaggtgtgttcactcctttttagatgcagactaacgagcagatctgatatgatgcaggtgttcgttttggggatgaaaatttacagggtgattccataatgttttcctcagaattgagtgattccatatttttttcctctgcttggtctaaaaagtaaccgttacttactgccacatctttttttctgatttcttatagtgtttcttaaagccagaaagttgccatttgaaatgactttagttttgtgtcatgtctgtgatctgctttttttctacaaaattaacaactgaatgaacctcctccgaggccggtgattccataattttttgccaggggttgtagtagtgtggcattcagtcagtgagtttgtcagttttgtggaacaaaccggtgtgaatcaggtgtcccctatttaaggatgaagccagcacctgttgaacatgtttttctctttgaaagcctgaggaaaatgggacgttcaagacattgttcagaagaacagcgtagttgattaaaagttaattggagaggggagaacgtatacgcaggtgaaaaaattataggctgttcatctacaatgatctccatgtgttgtgtgttgggggtttggctggacatttgggtgctgttttcttttctttgctctccaggtggtatgcaaactgttttttttttctgtggagaaggtgctggcagaagagtccttcaccctccatCAGAAACTATTGGCTGcaacctgtggaggatgttcacgtgcaggcctaacaacttgcagcacctgtggatgatgctcacgtgcagacttaaagactttcagctgaagcagataatgagatggcgttctgcatttaagccatgagtgatttgagcagaattgccgggaactcgaccttgtgacgttcggttgtgagacgctgaggaccgcgccagggtttgacacatcgtgcctgtgaaggaggacgggtgagggacacatgctgtcagcacacatcagaggtgattatcgtctgaataatcgttaatagtaatttggcgttttgttacgcagtacatttgaacattgatgagaattgtgcagtttgcttctcactgccgtggcgtacggattgatgatcctccacctgttgtgagaagctgctcatttacataaggcttaattcagacctgaatgtgttgctgatagtatgtgcctctgaaggatatttgttgtagctctgttgacttacctcaccttttccgtccttcacagagtcagtttgtcgtatccacctggggggtgttcggcggtgaatctgagtccagaagtgctgggctttgatccatttgggcgctggagagcgcgccgtccttcaccttgccaagacagctgactatttatgttgtacacgaattattgcacatgagggggaataaatttgtttcttggaaccgctttctggttatttagcgctgggccattgtcagatgctggttcggttctctgacccacgtcagcacataacacattgctttaaaatggacaaaaaaaacagatgcgtggaagaaaatggaaaacaaccatcaaaatggatagaagaataaccagaatggcaaaatttcacccattttcagctccaggatgatcaaagacagtctggagttacatgtaagtgctgtgacagttagacgcctgtgtgaaaccaatttatttgcaagaatcccccgcaaagtccctatgttaaataaaagacatgtgcaaaagaggttacaatttgccaaagaacacatcaactggcttaaagagaaatggaggaatattttgtggactgataagagtaaaattgttctttttgggtccaagggccagagacagtttgtgagacaacccccaaactctgaattcaagccacagttcacagtgaagacagtgaagcatggtggtgcaagcatcatgatatgggcatgtttctcctactatggtgttgggcctatatatcgcataccaggtatcatggatcagtttggatatgtcagaatacttgaagaggtcatgttgccttatgctgaagaggacatgcccttgaaatgggtgtttcaacaagacaatgacctcaagcacactagtaaacgagcaaaatcttggttccagaccaacaaaattaatgcctcgcagatgtgaagaaatcatgaaaaactgttgttatacaactaaatactagtttagtgattcacaggattgctaaaaaagcagtttggacataatagttttgagtttgtagtgtcaacagcagatgctactattattgtgaacacccccttttatactttttttttttttttttttactaatagcccaattgcatagccttaagagtgtgcatatcatgaatgcttggtcttgttggatttgtgagaatctactggtaccttgtttcccatgtaacaagaaatatactcaaaacctggattaatctttttagtcacatagcactacgattattctgaacactactgtatgcttctccatctcTTTAGCTCCGTAGTGACGAGACCTCTCCAAGGCGAGCCCCTCAccatagcctgacgtgcacctcccaaaaattgaaAGTACACGTTCAAATGACAGAGAACACAAGGGTTGTTACTGGCCACTTTTCCGGTTtcgctccttcctctcctgtcagatttaaaagtttttgcagtgtgcacggcGATTGCATTTCGGTCATAGATCAAATAGTTTGGCAGAAAATTctgtaaatatgatcaactttacaacacagagttgaaaaactacaaagacgctGAAAtggcccacaattcatggagagaAATTGCACATAACGCTggcttggaggttgatgattgtataaagtggaggttgttgagggacaaattagtccagaaaagGCGGGGGGGAGCAAAAAACACCACGAACAGTGGTGTGGAGGTGAAAAGAAAGTCCCTCCCTTGTTCTTCATGTCATGCCCCCTACTGTTCTGGCTTTAAATTTCATTACGACACCCACCAAGGTGACAGAGAAGTTTGAAAGGTTCACGTCCATGTCAACATCATTGCGTGGCCATGGAGGTACGGAGTTGTAAAAGCATAAATCAGACTTAACAGTTCTGTGGAATCAGGGATAGGTGGGATGTGATAGCTTTGTTGATAAAGATGAAGACAAAGATGtcatttcagtctctgattcAAACCCCCTTTGGGGCATGTAATTGGCTAGTTTATaagagatgagtgtgtgagtcagTCTGATCTTTTGTCTGCTGTTAAGTGATGAATGTCTGGTGTGTTGAGTAACACTCTGTATGTTTGTGTTGCACAGTGATGTGTGGTCTCTGGGCTGTGTTCTCTACGAGCTCTGCACCCTGCGTCACCCGGTACTTCCCACCACTTTAAATTCCACAAGTTTGGCTCTCCTTAAATACTGCCAGTGAATCATTCTGCCATCTTCTTTTTGTGCAGTGAGATTGTAGAATAACAGAGGTTCAGTATCTTCAGCTAAGCTAAATTATCTGATGTATATTTTTCATGGCTCATTGCACTTTGTTTTTTGGGAGCCTCAAATGTAATTTCGGTGTCCAGTTCCAGGCATCCAGCTGGAAGAGTCTGATCCTTAAGGTGTGTCGAGGTTCCTACACTCCTCTACCTAACCACCTGCCCTACGAGCTACATTATTTGGTCAAACAGATTTTTAAGACAAACCCGAAAGACAGACCATCTGTTCACACCATCCTTACCTCTCACCGGGTTTCTAAACTCCTTCGTGCTCATCTACCCTCCCAGGTAAAACCACAGGAACTATATGTTGAATTATAAGTTGATTCCTGTAGACTGAGACAGCATTTGTCTGTGACTTCATTTAATGGTTATTTTTAAATCAGAATTACATGCCATCATGACCTGGTTGTCAGATGGGGAGTTTGTACTCTCACAATACACCCTCAGCTCTGGGACCCTAGAGAATCTTATGTTAGTTTACATGGCTGTGAAACTCATATTATTTCAGTTACTGCATTGGTTTGAAAATTTTGCAGGAGATGCAGGAACAGGGCAGACATAGGGGGCGATGGAATAGAGAAGAAGGGAAGAAGGTGGCTCAACATCTGGGACAGAAGAGTTTAATTAAAACAACATTTGAAGGTATTGTTGAAGTTAATGTTGGCTTGAAAGAAAAGCAGTAAAATGTTAAGATGATTAGGTAAAAtttagggatagaccgataatcagaTAATCGGTGTATCCTGAGGTAAGATTTTAACTGATGGTAAGAAAATTAATTTTCAAACAAGGATACACACATCATTCATTTGGTGTGGCAGAAACACCTTAACTGTCTCAATTCTTCATGGTATAGATTAAACATGGTCCATCTCCTGAAAGTAGCCATTTATCTGTTCTAGTCAGGTGATActtggcatccccttggcctattTCAGTTGCAGTTAGGAgggaaacaagagtcatcaggagatgacatatcccctgATCCCCACAAATCTGTAATACAAAGTGTTGGGGCATCACCCaaatacacccttatgctaaatactatgaatgaaattggtcaactggttcttgagatattgggCTAACGAGCAAAAATGGACAGATGGACTGACATACATATATTCCTCCATATTTCATAACGGGGGATAAGAATTGAAAGAAGATAGCCAAGGCTTCCAGAACACAATTCTGGCATTCCCTCAAGTCAGGCGTCTCCATAGGAACCATCTCAAAAAGATTAATGATtccaaatacattcacacccgcacgcacacctacagtcaacacatgtctttggatgtggaaggaagccagagcacccagagggaacccatgcaaacacggggaacatgcaaactccacacagaaaggaccaagtgggaagcaaacccatgaccttcttgctgtaaggcaacagtgttaacaactaagccaccatgctgaccCAGCATTTAATTGTCTTCAAAAATTTTAGGCATGTGAGATGTCTAATACTGTATTGTGTGAAATGGGTTAAGtgggcttgtttccagtgcagaatgtTCCCTGTTCAGTCccacctctgcccattctccaatatggagtagcttcaagaagggcatccagcgtaaaacctatgccaaatcaacatgtagagccACCTTGTATCAAGGGACCACCCAAAGGAACTTACTATTACTGTGTTGTATCAAAGTGAggatattttaattttaatattgGATTTCATAAGGTCCCCAGGAACTGTCCAAGCCTTTCAAATGGGAAAAGTAACAGGAGTAAGCAGAGCTGCTGCTTTCTGTTTAACAGATATTCCACCTGTTCCTGAAGGGTTCCTATCAGAAAAGGGTTTTTCTGGTGTTGTCAGGTCTGTTTCTTTGTAATTTGTATATTTTTAGTTATCTCTTGATGTAACCTAATTGTAGGTGCACAATTACCTGGGTCCTGCTGTGAAAACAGAGAGTTGTACCCCCGAAAACAGTGGGCGGTGGAGCCGTCAGATTCTCTTTTGCAGACATTGGCTAATGCTAGCCTCCTCTCGTCTGACAGCATGGCATCAAACAGGCCCTCAGGTATGGCAGCAGTTGCAACCTTTTTAATACCAATAGTGCAAAAGTAAAATTTTAAATGCATGAGGATACTGTGTTCCAGAGGAGTCAGAGGGCCTCAGTCAGAGGAGACGATGGGACAAGAATCCCCCAGAGAAGCTTCTGCGTATCCTGGAGAAGGCACATCTTAGCAGAGCTTTCAGCACTTATTTAATACGCAGAGGAGGTTTGTTCAAATGTCACAATTTGTCTACAGTGTTGTGCTGATTATTTGTATTTTGCTTTAATGGTGCTTTTGTTTGTGAATTTCCAAGAACTGAGCACATTAATCAGCAGTGCAGTAAATACACCAGTTTGTGCAAATGCAGGCTGAAACATTCATAGGCTAACAGTGATACTGTTGTGTAGTAAAACAATATGGGGGTTAATTTGCTTCTTAGTCCCCTTTGGGGTCCATATACTTCTACCAGCAGCATTGCAACACTTGGATACCTTTGGCATAGATTCTTTCATCCTGGTGGTCATGAAAGTCCTCAACAGTAGATATGACACCAAAGCTATTCCAAGTCTCACACAGCAGCCACAGGAAACCACTGTCAAGTGAACAGAGACATTGTCCTCATAAAACAAGACCTGTGTGAACAGCTTTCCCTCAGGTTAGGACTTGATAGCTTCATATACAGTGGCTGTCTCTGTACAGTGGCGTGGTAAGCTGCATTTGTGGTTTGGCCCTTTGGAAGGTAGTTCATTAACACAGTGTGATGCGCTTTGCATccaacaaaaataaagatttaCCCCTGGCCCAGGAGGAACAACCTAGGCCTTGTAGGTGGGGAAGACGTGTGTTTGCACTGTATGGATTGACTCTTCAGGCACCACTTTGATGAGATGAGTTGGAGTGGGCACATAGCTCTGTTTGGGGTTTCTCTGAGTGCCCATTGCTATTTAAGAGGTGGGAAGTACCGGGTCAGTGCTGAGTGTTGGGCACAAAGGGATTGAATTTACCATGTGCATTAGACATGGTTGTGTTGTAGTCTAGTCAGAGTGGCAACTGTCCTCCCCTTTAAACTGGACTGCATCAGGTGCACAGCTCTGTGGTACTGAGAAATCTGATGTAAGTGAAAGAATTTCTGGCAAGATAACAGATTAGTGCCACACTGTCAGCACACACAGTGGATAGCACCCACCAAAGCTCCCTCAGGTGAAGCAGTCCAGCATCAAGTTGAGTTTTTGTGTTTTTCCATGTTTACTCTTATTTCATTTCATGGTggttttaaattaattttcattGTGTATTTCTTGCATACTGTGTCATCTGTCGGTGCAAGACAGAGGAAGGGGTGGACAAGACAATTCTTGTAAAATAGGAATGTGTTTTTCTTTCTCCCATTTGTTTTCCTACAGTGGTCAAAATACGATGTGACAGGGCTGGATGATAtggctaaaaaataaaaagctgtcACAGTAAAATTTTtcattgacagcaattacagattttttttttaatgacctgtttttaaGGTAGCATGCTATGTCATACCTGTTTTTGCAGGACAAGTAGAGCAGCACTACAAAGGAAAACTTTCTCTCCACTGCATTTATTCTGCATTTAAAACCATACTCAGGATGTTAACACAGCAAGAGTTGATCGCATTTGGCTGAAGCTCAAGAAACATAGGGAAAAgcttaaaacaataaaatatcatTGTAAGGAAGAAGGCAAAAACTATCATAAATACAGTTAAACATGGAAGTAATTGTTCATTTGTCATGTAAAACATTCATCCGTTTAACAGATTTTCATTTTGAAGGTCTGCACTTGCTCAGCGGATGTAGACCTCTTGTTGTGTCACATGTGCACCAGACCTGTTAAGTGATCATGGATTTGTTATCACTTGTTCCACACTATTATCAAGTGATGTGATTGGCTGTTTGGGTGAGGGGGCACGCTTGAGGTTTCTTTGTGTAACAAATCCGTGTGTGCTGTCGTGGCAGCAGTGAAACTATTAAACATTCTATTGAGCAGTTTTCTTCTTGACATTGTCTCTTGCAATAAATACTGCTGTTGTTTTATTGCCAGGTCTCCACCATCATATTAATCTTACATCACTTTGGCAGCATAGCAGCTCAAGCGGTTAATGTGCTTGCCTCTCAaacagaaggtcccaggttcaagCCCTACCATGCACCATtttccatatacgaggtctgtgagaaaagtatctgacctttttattatatgcaaaaaaatatggatttgattcatatgtttttacgtcagccaagcttgaaccttcgtgcgcatgcgtgagttttttcacgcctgtcggttgcgtcattcgcctgtgggcaggctttgagtgagcactggtccacccctctcgtcgtcttttcattgcgaggaaatagcggaatgatttgggctttgttccatcagaattttttcagaaactgttagagacaggcagctggaaaccattcgaaaaatttatctggctttcggtgaaaattttacgggcttcacagagaacaaggagtgttactacagctttaaggacggcccacaatggtgcacggtgcgccgcgctccgagccgttatcgagaggcagaaaccaccacatcatttctaaacggatcgctttgTGgagccgagaccgtcgtgtgcaatttctctggttatcacaagagctggacatcagccattttccggcagatttcacttttaacaagagattttgtcatggaaagctgcgcggaggcttcgcacgtcacgacggatttgctgatggagcgagacaaagaacacctccgtttttgagtgcccagctctccacaatttctcttatactcactcgactggtaagccactgaaagccgagataggcatttcccaacttgtcctctaacactccaaaacataggtgttctttgtcttgctccatcagcaaatccgtcgtgacgcgcgaagcctccgcgcggctttccatgacaaaatctgttgttaaaagtgaaatctgccggaaaatggctgatgtccagctcttgtgataaccagagaaattgcacacgacggtcccagctccacacagccatccgtttagaaatgatgtggtttctgcctgtcgatggcggccgtgtgccactgtgggccatccttaaagctgtagtaacactccttattctctgtgaagcctgtaaaattttcactgaaagccagataaatttttcgaatggtttccagctgcctgtctctaacagtttctgaaaaaattctgatggaacaaagcccaaatcattccgccatttcctcgcaatgaaaaaatgacgagaggggtggagcagtgctcactcaaagcctgcccacaggcgaatgacgcaaccgacaggcgtgaaaaaactcacgcatgcgcacgaaggttcaagcttggctgacgtaaaaacatatgaatcaaatccatatattttttgcataaaataaaaaggtcggatacttttcccacagacctcgtactgtacATTTGGAATTTGGTTAGGGAGGCATTTGACATGAaacattaaacaaaaacaaaaaaaatccattatCAGTTCATGAACCAGTTTATGTCAGGTGTGTCTGACTGTTGCATCTTTAAACATCGCTGGACTTCAGAAGTGATTTTTGCTGATTCAAAGCGCAAATGATTTCTAGTGATGAATGATATCACCACACCAGGTCTGGGTCCAGCCACTCCTCACTTTGACACCTACAGCTACATGAGCGCAAGTGGTGTCACAGTTTAGATGACGTTGGTGCTGGGCATTAAAATGACAACTGCAGCAAGTGGAAACGAGCAGTGATACCTGTGCTATGCTGTGTACTGCTTTGCTCTGGTTTAAATATAGGGCCCAGTGTTTCTGGCTCACAGAAAAAAATAGATATCCTGCTTCAAAACGGTTGAACTTCTGCCCTGATATGAAGAACTCAGTGTGCTTTTACTTGAGTTCAGAATAGATGGTACCCACTGAGCGGAAACCTTCGATATTGTAGGTCTGTATGCAGAATGTTTTCAGCTCTATCTAATGGAGTGCGGGATGTCTGCCTGATTGGATATGGAGGAGATCAGGAGGATGGAGATGGAGGAGGTGTTGTAGGAATGAAGAGTGCTCATGTGCTTCATTCAGGGAGCTCTGGTGGATGCTTGTCCCATAGTCTGCTCCTTTGACACTTTTGTACAAATCCACTCCCTCTGAAGAAAACTCTCACTTGTCACCTGTTGAGCCTGCAATCTAAATTTGCAAAGTGCCAGGATCCTAGCTAAAGCTCCATGTAAATTCAGCATGAGGAGAGAGAGGACAGTTCTCGATGCAGCAACATGCAGTGTGGCTGTTCATTTAGCCAAGatcagactgaagaaaaagacgGTTGTGTACGTTTTTGGTCTGGATGCCCTTGGCAGATTTTCTAGCAAGGAAGAGGCAGCAGAGAAAGAAGGCTGTTTGCTGTCCTCGCTGTAGCAGCTGCACTGAACAACACCGCAGTGAAAAAGAGATCAGCGCACAAATGTAGTGAGAGTAAGAAACCCTCCATTGTGTGATATTTCTTTTTTTAGGTGAGGATCCTCTGGCAGGGCCCCTGTCCCTCCCACAGAGTGATGTCACTGACAGCCCTGACGAgggcgtgtttgtagatgagTACAGGCTGCAGCCACGCTCTGATGATGAGGACACGTAAGTAATAATGATTTCATTACTCTTTAGTGGAGCAGTGGTTTTGCATGGGTTATCCTCATATGTCTCTCTAGAGACTTAACTTTTTTTAGTCAGGTTTTAGGCTTTCAAAGCAGCATCATAcattaaaacatatatatatatggggggttGGTATAAATTGTAGATGACGTAAATGACACAAGTTTGCCCAGTGTTAGGGCTATTGATAACAGTATCCAAATGTGATAGTGCTTGTTGATGACATTATCTACTTGCAACAAAATCAAGAACCATGAGGGTAGATGGTGGAGGGAACAGTTATGGCAGGATGGAACCAAAATGcatgttttaaaaataatttaaatatgcAGCAAGTCTGTTTTATTGGCACTGATCAGCAGTGCACCTCAGTCTCCCTCTGTGTGATGAGCACAGAGCGGTGAGAGGCGGAACACAAAGTTTGTTGAACAGTATGTGTGATATGACCTATCTCCCAGCCAATCAGGTTGTGGTTTTCACATTAAAATGAATGGGGTTTTCCTCATTCCTCCTCGTCGTCTCTTTTGCTCCTGTTTACAGACACGGTTTTACAAGGGCCATAGCAGTGAGTGCAGTCAAAAGGGCCCCCTTCCCCTGTTAGATTGAACACAttgaatacataaaaaaaaaattaaatatacaaCAACAATGGTGAcagtgatgataataataatgacaatgaatgtatttttaacaagtaaaacattgtagagaagcttgaatcttcgactgcactgggttgcttgatgcgaggacatttcacttctaatcgcagaagcttcctcagctaaaattcttgctctggtagtctgacttctgtcttgactcttgtagagaagaatcacagaagccagcaaaagctggagttttaaacctaaccagacccctcctactgagagggagactgctattggctagtgactaacaattgctctaattagcacctattgtgctgtagttagcaccctcctaatgacagggcagctgtccctcctaacgatgggactgacgccgctcctgacgactctcctaacgacgtgaatgactcattaccatgaacaaaaggctgagactgctttgacctgagtaccccattataaataggggacaaagtgtgtctcagaccccctccccggttaaggctggatttcaactgtttcacgtacaatgcttccttcactcccctctcaaaccatttcttttctctggctaagattttaacttccttgtcctcaaacgtgtggttagtgtctttaaggtggagatgaactgcagactgaggtccaccggcaccctctctgcggtgctggtatagtcttttgtgcaTCGGCTGCTTAGTCTcgtctatgtagtgttcattacagttttcctgacatctgatagaatacactacattgctgtgtttgtaactagggatcctgtccttagggtgaactaatttctgtctgaaggtgttaacaggtttaaagtaaactgggattttctgctgtctgaagatcctctgtagtttttcccctactcctgctaaataagggagagacactccttttCTTCTtcgctctgtctcctgtctgtctggtctgtttgttctttgggacttctgcactttatccagggaccatcgtgggtactcacatactgtgagggctttccatacatgttgttgttctttagcccttccctctgtagttgtgggcacctctAGGGCTCTGtgttagaggtgcaccgatcgatcggccaccgatcattatcggccgatcacgccttgatcggtgatcggcaaaatgcgccgatcaaaaggaccgatcacaacagtgcacagttgttttggggggtgtttgtcaggaaaatgataatttctctacattgattacagaccctgcagcgggtccgtgatcaacctttctgcagcgcggctttgctctgaaccttgaatcaatcgaagcagtggttcgcagattgaaacaaTTGTTGCTTCGTTtaaactttctttctttcgcttaattttcccccgctaaaaccctaaagcacatacgtctgtgagtattatttaccttttctatgttaaaccgacctgttatggtcttctgaaacagttgatgtattttataacttaaaaacaggttagcatgtctatggcattttcaatgttaaaagttagcattacgcatttgcagctgtcatcacgttcgggtgcatttgttttcaaattgtaatatttcttaaatttatttttgttatatattaataatctaatgcttattatatacaatgttagagaaagagacaaaaagaacctgaatagaaacacaacagaaaatatataatagcaactaacaatgaacataaataaataaatacatacagaaataaataagtgtttcctatgaacacctagtgtctcttacacctccatttcatccctgtcttatttaagtttaatgagtttgtttcggtcaaaccatatttttaatgtgttaatttcttcagtgattttctccagaactatctgccaaactagaaaactgctgcatcctagtaagagcagaatactactggaatgaattttaataaggaaagttgttttgtttttctcactaaatggatgctgcactcactgcagtttattgtctggaatagtcccagattgcatttcagagcttctagaattcaaacattttcatgcaggtggtgatggggggtaattttgggtttcagctttttttgtttttcaccactttcatccctgaatatgtcaa
The sequence above is drawn from the Thalassophryne amazonica chromosome 4, fThaAma1.1, whole genome shotgun sequence genome and encodes:
- the nek3 gene encoding serine/threonine-protein kinase Nek3 isoform X1 translates to MDKYSFLSVLGVGSFGRAVLVRCETSQQNFVLKEIQLPKSHGRLANSRREAVLLSKMKHPNIVAFRETFEFGDLLCIIMEYCSGGDLLHRIQKQKALQFSADDILKWFSQMCAGTQHIHDKRVLHRDLKSKNIFLTDNGTIKLGDFGSACLLNSSKAFAYTYVGTPYYVAPEIWENKPYNNKSDVWSLGCVLYELCTLRHPFQASSWKSLILKVCRGSYTPLPNHLPYELHYLVKQIFKTNPKDRPSVHTILTSHRVSKLLRAHLPSQEMQEQGRHRGRWNREEGKKVAQHLGQKSLIKTTFEGAQLPGSCCENRELYPRKQWAVEPSDSLLQTLANASLLSSDSMASNRPSEESEGLSQRRRWDKNPPEKLLRILEKAHLSRAFSTYLIRRGGEDPLAGPLSLPQSDVTDSPDEGVFVDEYRLQPRSDDEDTDFEEDSPCDWMDEVEKMFVEH
- the nek3 gene encoding serine/threonine-protein kinase Nek3 isoform X3, encoding MDKYSFLSVLGVGSFGRAVLVRCETSQQNFVLKEIQLPKSHGRLANSRREAVLLSKMKHPNIVAFRETFEFGDLLCIIMEYCSGGDLLHRIQKQKALQFSADDNIFLTDNGTIKLGDFGSACLLNSSKAFAYTYVGTPYYVAPEIWENKPYNNKSDVWSLGCVLYELCTLRHPFQASSWKSLILKVCRGSYTPLPNHLPYELHYLVKQIFKTNPKDRPSVHTILTSHRVSKLLRAHLPSQEMQEQGRHRGRWNREEGKKVAQHLGQKSLIKTTFEGAQLPGSCCENRELYPRKQWAVEPSDSLLQTLANASLLSSDSMASNRPSEESEGLSQRRRWDKNPPEKLLRILEKAHLSRAFSTYLIRRGGEDPLAGPLSLPQSDVTDSPDEGVFVDEYRLQPRSDDEDTDFEEDSPCDWMDEVEKMFVEH
- the nek3 gene encoding serine/threonine-protein kinase Nek3 isoform X2; amino-acid sequence: MDKYSFLSVLGVGSFGRAVLVRCETSQQNFVLKEIQLPKSHGRLANSRREAVLLSKMKHPNIVAFRETFEFGDLLCIIMEYCSGGDLLHRIQKQKALQFSADDILKWFSQMCAGTQHIHDKRVLHRDLKSKNIFLTDNGTIKLGDFGSACLLNSSKAFAYTYVGTPYYVAPEIWENKPYNNKSDVWSLGCVLYELCTLRHPFQASSWKSLILKVCRGSYTPLPNHLPYELHYLVKQIFKTNPKDRPSVHTILTSHRVSKLLRAHLPSQEMQEQGRHRGRWNREEGKKVAQHLGQKSLIKTTFEGAQLPGSCCENRELYPRKQWAVEPSDSLLQTLANASLLSSDSMASNRPSEESEGLSQRRRWDKNPPEKLLRILEKAHLSRAFSTYLIRRGEDPLAGPLSLPQSDVTDSPDEGVFVDEYRLQPRSDDEDTDFEEDSPCDWMDEVEKMFVEH